The window CGTCTCGACGGCAGCGTGCGCAAGAAGGTCCTGGCCAAGATCGCTCAGCTTGAGCAGGACCCGGCCCGAGGCCTTCCGCTGGGCAGCAAACCGAGCGGCAACCTGACGACATTCCGTAAGCTCGTGGTCGGGGATCGCAGTCACCGGATCGTCTACCGGGTCGAACCGGACGGGGACATCTGCGTGATCTGGGTGATCGCCGGTCGTGCCGACGCGGAGTGCTACGA is drawn from Sporichthyaceae bacterium and contains these coding sequences:
- a CDS encoding type II toxin-antitoxin system RelE/ParE family toxin, whose product is MARIRFIDAAIEDLQRLDGSVRKKVLAKIAQLEQDPARGLPLGSKPSGNLTTFRKLVVGDRSHRIVYRVEPDGDICVIWVIAGRADAECYDSALARLEPLGDNPVSQAIEQALRMLRGRAATPED